The sequence below is a genomic window from Gemmatimonadota bacterium.
CGCGTGGCCGGACTGGCGACGGTGGCGGGTGCCGTCTTGGCGCTCGGCGCGTGCTCGGGAGACGCGAACGAGTTCCGACGCGTCGCGGTTGGTGACGTCGCCCCGCCGTACGCCGCGCCCACGTTGGCGGGCGACACGGTGGCGCTCGCGGATCTGCGGGGCCAGGTCGTGCTGCTGAACGTCTGGGCGACGTGGTGCGCCCCCTGTCGCCGCGAGATGCCCGGGCTACAGGCGCTCGAGGAGACTTATCGCGAGGAGGGGTTCCACGTCCTCGGCGTGAGCATCGACGCGCGCGGGGCGGAGCGCGCCATTCGCGCCTTCGCCGACGACCTCGGCGTGTCCTTCACGCTGCTGCACGATCCGGACGAGCGGGTGACGAGGACGTACCGCACCATAGGCGTTCCGGAGAGCTTCCTGATCGGGCGCGAAGGCGTCGTCGTCGCGCGCTGGATCGGGACCTTCGATCCCACGGATCAGGCCACCCACGCCGCAGTCCGGGAGGCCTTGGACGCCCCCGTCCGGGCGGCCTTGTGACGCAGACAGGCGCCTGATGGAGACTCCCAGCGTAGGGTTCGCGGTCGCGTTTCTGGCAGGCCTGCTCAGCTTCCTGTCCCCTTGCGTGCTGCCGCTGATTCCCAGCTACGCCTCGTTCATCACGGGGATGAGTCTGGATGAGCTGACGGACTCGGCGGGACGCACGGCGCACGACCGCGGACGGCTGTTTCTCCACGGCGCGCTGTTCGTGCTGGGGTTCAGCGCCGTGTTCATAGCGCTCGGAGCTTCGGCGACGGCGCTGGGCGCGGCCTTCCAGCAGTCCTCTCTCTGGATCGAGCGTCTGGGCGGCGTGCTGCTGGTGCTCTTCGGGTTGGTCCTGATGGGCATCCTGAGGGTGCCCGGCGCGAGCCGCGACCTGCGCGTGCACCTGGCCGACAAGCCGGCGGGGTACGCCGGTACGGCTCTCGTGGGCGTGGCGTTCGGGGCCGGCTGGACCCCGTGCATCGGACCGGTGCTCGGCGGCATCCTCACGTTGGCCGCGGCCACCGCGTCGGTGGCGGAGGGCACCGCGCTGCTCGCGGTCTACTCCGCGGGCCTGGCGATCCCCTTCGTAATCGCCACCATCGCGCTGGACAAGTTCCTCGCCGTGTTCGCCCGCTTTCGCGGGTGGCTGCCGTGGGTCAACAGGGTGGCCGGAGTGCTGCTCGTGACCGTGGGGCTGCTCCTGCTGACGGGCAAGTTCACCGTGCTGTCCGCGCTGTTCGCCAGTTGGACGCCCGACTTCCTGCTGGATCGCCTGTGATCCGCCCCCGTCTCGCGCTGGTGGCGGCCGTCGCGGTCGCCCCCGCCGGTATGGCGGCTCCCGGCTCGGCTCAGGAGACGGCGGTTCTGGCCGCGCCGGTGTCGGCCTCCGCGGTGGTGGCTCCCATCGAGGGAGTCTTCCTGCTCGACAGCCTGGCCGGCGACCGCGTGGAGGACATCATCGACCGTGGGGCGGGACTCCTGCCGTGGTACAAGCGGCCCTTCGCGCGTGGCCGTCTACGGGAGACCACCAGACCCGCCGTGTGGGTGTCCATCGAGCCCAACCCCAGGGCGCTGCGCATCCGCACGGAAGTGCACGACCTGACGATCCCGTGGGATGGAGAGCTGCTCGACTGGGAATGGAAGCCCGGCGACCCGGTGGACGTCAGCGCGGAGTGGGCCGGAGGTGACCTGCTGCAGGATTTCCACGCTCCGGATGGGTCGCGGTACAACCGCTATGTCCTTTCCCCCGACGGCCGCGTCCTGGAGCTCTACGTACGCATCGAGAGCGACCAGCTCAGCGAGCCGCTCCGCTATCGCTTAGTGTACGTGAATCGCGACGAAACGTGAGCCGCCGACCCGTGCACCCATCTTGCATGGGCGCGGCACCGGGACGATTCGAACACACCAACTACCGGAGGGCGACATGTCCGTTGTGAAAGTCATCGAGATCATCTCCGATACCCGGGGCTCGATCGAGGACGCCGTGCAGGCGGCCGTGAGCGAGGCCTCGGAGTCGGTCAAGGACATCAAGGAGGTCTG
It includes:
- a CDS encoding dodecin family protein yields the protein MSVVKVIEIISDTRGSIEDAVQAAVSEASESVKDIKEVWVASIKAMVDGGTVTGYRVNTKISFVVRTSRD
- a CDS encoding cytochrome c biogenesis protein CcdA; amino-acid sequence: METPSVGFAVAFLAGLLSFLSPCVLPLIPSYASFITGMSLDELTDSAGRTAHDRGRLFLHGALFVLGFSAVFIALGASATALGAAFQQSSLWIERLGGVLLVLFGLVLMGILRVPGASRDLRVHLADKPAGYAGTALVGVAFGAGWTPCIGPVLGGILTLAAATASVAEGTALLAVYSAGLAIPFVIATIALDKFLAVFARFRGWLPWVNRVAGVLLVTVGLLLLTGKFTVLSALFASWTPDFLLDRL
- a CDS encoding TlpA disulfide reductase family protein; the protein is MLRTNRRAALRVAGLATVAGAVLALGACSGDANEFRRVAVGDVAPPYAAPTLAGDTVALADLRGQVVLLNVWATWCAPCRREMPGLQALEETYREEGFHVLGVSIDARGAERAIRAFADDLGVSFTLLHDPDERVTRTYRTIGVPESFLIGREGVVVARWIGTFDPTDQATHAAVREALDAPVRAAL